The Styela clava chromosome 10, kaStyClav1.hap1.2, whole genome shotgun sequence genome window below encodes:
- the LOC120337491 gene encoding actin-related protein 3 → MASKLPACVVDVGTGYTKLGFAGNTEPQFIMPSSIAVKETAKVGNKVHKGVDDLDFYIGDEAQDKPNYATKWPVRHGIVEDWDLMERFTEQIIFKYLRAEPEDHYFLMTEPPLNTPENREYLAEIMFESFNVPGLYIAVQAVLALAASWTSRAVGERVLTGTVIDSGDGVTHVIPVAEGYVIGSCIKHIPIAGRDITYFIQQLLRERETGIPPEQSMETAKAIKERYSYICPDIAKEFAKYDSDPAKWVKQYESKNAVTKQSFKVDVGHERFLGPEIFFHPEFSNPDFTTPISTVVDDVIQNCPIDVRRPLYKNVVLSGGSTMFKDFGRRLQRDLKRTVDARLKMSEELSGGRIKPKPMEVQVVTHSMQRYAVWFGGSMLASTPEFYQVCHTKADYDEHGPSICRHNPVFGTMS, encoded by the coding sequence ATGGCAAGCAAATTACCAGCATGTGTGGTGGACGTCGGTACAGGTTACACAAAGCTCGGCTTTGCTGGAAACACAGAGCCCCAATTTATCATGCCTTCATCTATCGCTGTGAAGGAAACCGCGAAAGTCGGCAATAAAGTTCATAAAGGGGTCGATGATCTTGATTTCTATATTGGGGATGAAGCCCAAGATAAACCCAATTATGCCACCAAGTGGCCAGTTCGTCATGGAATCGTAGAAGATTGGGATTTAATGGAGCGTTTCACGGAGCAAATTATCTTTAAGTATTTACGTGCAGAGCCTGAGGATCATTATTTCCTCATGACAGAACCTCCTCTGAACACCCCAGAAAATCGCGAATACTTGGCCGAAATCATGTTCGAATCCTTCAATGTTCCAGGCTTATACATCGCCGTACAAGCCGTGCTTGCTTTGGCAGCGTCTTGGACGTCGAGAGCTGTTGGGGAGCGTGTTCTTACTGGTACAGTCATTGACAGTGGAGATGGAGTGACCCATGTAATCCCTGTAGCTGAAGGCTACGTTATTGGCAGCTGCATCAAACATATCCCCATCGCAGGTCGAGACATCACTTACTTCATCCAGCAATTACTCCGGGAACGTGAAACTGGCATCCCTCCAGAGCAGTCGATGGAAACAGCAAAAGCAATCAAGGAGAGATATTCATACATCTGTCCTGATATTGCAAAAGAGTTTGCGAAATATGACTCTGACCCAGCCAAGTGGGTGAAGcaatatgaatcaaaaaatgCAGTTACGAAGCAGTCATTTAAAGTTGATGTCGGTCATGAGCGCTTCTTGGGACCAGAAATCTTTTTCCACCCTGAATTCTCAAACCCCGATTTTACAACTCCAATTTCTACTGTAGTGGATGATGTCATTCAGAATTGTCCTATTGATGTCAGAAGGCCGCTTTACAAAAATGTCGTGCTGTCTGGAGGATCAACCATGTTCAAAGATTTTGGCCGTCGTTTGCAACGAGATTTAAAGCGCACCGTCGACGCAAGGCTGAAAATGTCTGAAGAATTAAGCGGAGGTAGAATCAAACCAAAGCCAATGGAAGTACAAGTGGTCACACATAGCATGCAAAGATATGCTGTATGGTTTGGCGGATCTATGCTCGCATCAACGCCTGAATTTTATCAAGTGTGCCACACCAAAGCAGATTACGATGAGCACGGCCCAAGTATATGTCGCCATAATCCCGTATTTGGCACTATGTCATAA
- the LOC120337490 gene encoding ankyrin repeat domain-containing protein SOWAHC-like, which translates to MASELSVDAVRDFIVLNDGKVKNTTLVAHFKKFLNDPQKKSDSRQRFKDCVNTVAVVKTENGEKYVQLKKKYRTAAPITASSSTLPAPEVTDQNSTQASPSHISSFDAPIVPKSEQPVLHGGYSAPITYRDTQEYKNEDSEEYPVLTFGPPDGDQTQQVDPQVSSPEHRKNEPDSSITSNEPPGPSMDSSGVFRVPLPPGDRKSNSETPRRPSQPHLVPNGAVEQARLNFQNNSGEDTSSIMQSEASLDSNKENEFDDDRQGGQFSMDPLEKQWMLMAAKGDMVELRKLLNKDPNLAEKKDFVFGYTALHWAAKKGSVDLVRMFGDTGIDVNSISNGGYTAMHLAAMHGHEKVVQVLVEEYEADAHIRNYSGKQVKDYLQFGAISLSIQKLLFGNDGTGSVRDFAAGLRPRLDSVRKSKRLGNAISGGVGVLGALVRGKSTSSEDVTSISSASPSIGRRGSFKSKVKKKSRKWSKEERPSISIVSSNSANSDEIEAGFVVPRTTSSAHDGMRRGHSSSPSFPRPNSSRDPGHRPRGESSASKTKRYDHGDSDR; encoded by the coding sequence ATGGCTTCAGAATTATCTGTCGATGCCGTTCGTGACTTCATCGTGCTTAATGATGGGAAAGTCAAAAACACAACTCTCGTAGCTCatttcaaaaagtttttgaaTGATCCTCAAAAAAAGTCAGATTCACGGCAGAGATTTAAGGACTGTGTGAATACAGTTGCTGTCGTGAAAACGGAAAATGGAGAGAAATATgtgcaattgaaaaaaaaatatcgtaCAGCTGCACCGATAACTGCCTCATCCTCTACTTTACCTGCTCCCGAAGTAACCGATCAAAACAGCACACAAGCGTCGCCAAGCCATATTTCTTCATTTGATGCACCTATTGTGCCGAAATCCGAACAACCTGTTTTACATGGAGGATATTCTGCCCCGATTACGTACCGTGACACGcaagaatataaaaatgaagataGTGAAGAATATCCCGTGTTAACATTTGGGCCACCGGATGGCGATCAAACACAACAAGTCGACCCACAAGTTTCAAGCCCAGAACATCGCAAAAATGAACCGGACTCTTCAATTACAAGCAATGAGCCTCCCGGACCATCTATGGATTCGAGCGGGGTTTTTCGCGTTCCGCTACCACCTGGCGACCGTAAATCGAATTCCGAAACCCCACGACGACCTTCACAACCCCACCTAGTACCGAATGGCGCAGTAGAGCAAGCTCGACTCAATTTTCAGAACAATTCTGGTGAGGATACTTCGTCAATTATGCAGTCTGAGGCATCTCTTGATAGCAACAAAGAAAATGAATTCGACGATGACCGTCAGGGAGGTCAGTTTTCAATGGACCCATTAGAAAAGCAGTGGATGCTAATGGCAGCGAAAGGCGACATGGTAGAGCTCAGGAAACTTTTGAATAAGGATCCAAACTTAGCAGAAAAGAAAGACTTTGTGTTTGGGTACACTGCTTTACATTGGGCAGCGAAAAAGGGTAGCGTTGATCTGGTGCGAATGTTTGGAGACACGGGTATAGACGTTAATAGTATATCAAACGGTGGTTACACAGCCATGCATTTAGCCGCTATGCATGGGCATGAGAAAGTAGTTCAAGTCCTGGTGGAAGAATATGAGGCGGATGCACACATTCGTAATTACTCTGGGAAACAAGTTAAAGACTATTTACAATTCGGCGCAATATCTTTgtcaattcaaaaattattatttggaaACGATGGTACTGGTTCTGTAAGAGATTTCGCAGCGGGTTTACGACCTCGACTTGATTCTGTCCGTAAATCAAAACGCCTCGGAAATGCTATAAGTGGAGGTGTTGGAGTTCTCGGTGCACTTGTACGAGGGAAGTCAACTTCATCAGAAGATGTTACAAGTATTTCATCTGCAAGTCCGAGTATTGGTCGAAGAGGAAGTTTTAAATCGAAAGTGAAAAAGAAAAGTCGAAAATGGAGTAAAGAAGAGAGGCCAAGCATAAGTATAGTGTCCTCAAATTCAGCAAACTCAGACGAAATCGAAGCCGGGTTCGTCGTACCAAGAACAACTTCCTCAGCGCATGATGGAATGCGACGTGGACATTCTTCCTCCCCCAGTTTTCCAAGGCCTAACTCATCCCGAGACCCTGGTCATCGGCCCAGGGGCGAATCATCAGCATCTAAGACTAAGAGATATGATCATGGAGACAGCgatcgctaa